The DNA window AATGGTTTTACAAGTGCGTTTTGATGCGACGCAAGGATGAtagcattttaaaaatgaaaaattatttggaaagaAAAGCTTTAAACTGTTGCTTAAATTCATTGTTAACCCTAAAATCACAGAAGCCAAAGTACGCAGCCCTTCGGTCAAGGATATAAAAATCAGGAAAGGCGGGTCGATCTGGAGCAATATATACAATATACTGGAGAAGGAGATGGGAAGGGGGGGGAGCAGTGTGTTCAACAAGTGATTCAAGACTTACATAGACGCTATGAAACTTACTGTAGAGATTGTGTCATGGATTTAACGTGACCCGGGAAAACAATCCAGGCCtcaatagaaaattttttaagagaggtCATTATCGTATTCATTTTTACGTACTCACAGACGAAGAATCGTAGTTTCAAAACTGTGTAATTCAGTGCACACTCAACTTGTTGAAAACGATCGTTCATTTAAAGCACCAGGACATACTCACGAATGCGATTTTACACTCACACGCGGATTGGAATaactcgcaaaataaatcatgtGGATGTCGTCACAGACCATTTTTTCGCGGTGCGTTTAGATGGGTGAGAAATACGAGCGTTCCGAGGTCAATTTCGAGGCGGGGAAAGAACtcgcggggggtcaaagttcacAGTTGACACAGAACTCATCGCAGGAGCCGATGGACTCGGCGGTTTTGTCGAAGCTCCAAACGTCGAGGGCTCCGTGGCTGGGGGTGAGAAATACGAGCGTTCCGAGGTCAATTTCGAAGCAACGGAAGAACTTTAGGGGGGTCAAAGTTCACAGTTGACACAGAACTCGTCGCAGGAGCCGATGGACTCGGCGGTTTTGTCGAAGCTCCAAACGTCGAGGGCCCCGTGGCTGGGGGTGCCCGGGTAGAGCTGGATGCTCCGGCCGGTGCACTCGCGGGCGTCGTAGAGGACGAGGCAGGTGCCCCACGTGTTGATGGAGGAGATGAGCCGGGTGAAGTTGTCGGGGACGTTGGAGCAGCCCCCGTTGGAGAGGACCATGCTGTTGCCTTTGAAGGAGGGCTCGTCGAAGATGGTGGCGTACCAGGAGAGCCCTTGCCCGGCGATCGCCGCCAGGAGGAGCGGCACGAGGAGGAGACGCGCGTGGCTCATGATCACTTTGACGCAAAGTCGCCAACTGACGGATGATTTCCCTGTTTCCCGGCTCATCGGCTCACCAAACTCGTTCTCGCACTCGTTTGCATGGCAGCGGCCAAGGTCGGAAACCATTTGAGTCGCATGCCGGGTAATCCCGCGGTGGCGATGCCAACTTTCAGCGACGCCATATCTTCCTCGAAAACTTAATTTACgtgtacactgggaaaaaaaaacacataggatctagagtcaagactcttgaaaacatcgacaagaaaaagtgctcttgattcgatcagaatctagcttaaatcaagaaccaagcctcttaatttcatcggatttcgttttgattcaagcaaaaatccgattgaatcaagagtattttttctttgtcaatttttcaagagtctggactctagatccaatgtgttttttattcccAATGTATAGTGCTTCCAccagcagtgttcgaaactcacaggcgccgacgcgccaaatgcgcctaagaaatttGACGTGGCGCTTAAGAAAGAAggttctgcgccaacgtggcccctaaaaatttaccCTCCCCTTAAAAAAATATCCTATTTTTTCTgttcgatgatttttttaaatttggacgcACGGCACCGgattctaacttttcactaactgcgccgtaatatataggcaaaaagtcaatttggcccttgaaaaatcttcaatggcccattaaaatcgagcttgatgggccacatttatttatttatttatttttacaaaaaagaaaattacaaaaataatcaCACTTAAACTGGCAGGATCCTCCAGTAAGCAATGCTGCTTGTGTGGAGGGCTGCATACATGGCTCCTGACTGTCAAAGGTGATTTTCAAACACTGGCCACCGGAAAGGTGCATCAAGTTCTGCCGCAGCACCAAAGAAAGCAACACGGAGAAGCAAGTTTGCGACCGAAACACAAGACGGTTTGGCCAATTATTGGCGTTTCCTAACTCTCGTTGAGAGATtgttacctgaaaatttcaaggaaaagcattcataactttcttcgaaaagaaaatttcaatcgggggaaatttgacaacactcaaatgctcatacggcgtggCATGGCTCCTCAGTGCAGCGGCATAGATATCTTATCGAATAAATATCCTGCATGCAGTGAGAATTTTCAATCAAACTGTATGATTCAACTTGAGGAAAGTTGAAACGCAAGAAAGTGTCATGTTCACTGGTcttcactgaaatcaactcgaGAATGTCAACTCTGAAATCAACTAGATGttttcgccatttttttttatttttatttttattttcatttttttttttttactttttgtcaaaaaattattgACGACGTTGGTATCCAAATGCAGGAATAAGTTTCTGCACTACGTCTTGTAACTGTTTTTTACCGTTTGACGGGGAACATAGACCTCTCTCTTTCATAAGGGGTTAATCCGGAAAAGTTAACGAGATCTTTTCTCTTCGAGCCTCAAAAACAAAAGGAAGTTGATATTAAACAGCCAAAAACTGAGTTCTAGGGGTACCTGATTTCCGAATTTGCAgcctaaatttttaaaaaataatattgacaaCATAGTAATTAGTAAGAACTATTTTTGCTCCACTGAGTGAACAGTATCTTTAAAGAATACAGAAGTATAGCCCAGCATGTGCTATTCGCCGTGTCACGTTTCAAAGCTTGATGTCTCAAACAAAATTAGAAGACTCATTAACTCAAACCGATGACACTAGCGCCGAAGTGGTGAATCACTCGAACTAGAAGTCGAATTCTCAAGTCTACAAAGTATAATTTAAGCTAAAAAGAGAGGTCAAACTTTCACCTCAGCTCTCCGCTCTGTCCTTCATCAACCGATGGATCTAGATGGATAGGAGAAAGAGATAGGACAACAACATTGGAATGTGCGTAAGTTCatacctcccccccctcccccgacagCTAGATTGACGGGGAGGTAAATAGAGGAAGTTTTTAGTCGCGGCTACATTGCCGAATATCCCACAACCGATATATACCATTAATCCAAGATAATGtttcaatgttgccatttttgtgaGGGCGCGTTCGATGTTTTCGTTGAAAGCAATGTGAAGTGGGTGGATTTGGCGTGAAAAATGGAAACACTGTATTTAATTGAAGTGGAGATGTCGGTGCTGCAGATAAGAGGATGAGCTCTTCAGAGCGGAATCGCGGGTGTGTGTATTGGAATAGGTTGGTGTCGTGCTCGCCTTGGCGAGGATCGCTGTTCGTGTGATGCAACCGAGGTTTTAGTGGGATTATCCAAAGGTACCATTGTGCCGCCGCGGGTGTCATATTCTACGATGAACTTTCAAAATGTAAGTACTCTGTCACCTCTCCGCGCCCGGTCAAACTTACTTgaacggcgcacaatggatcgagtcaataggagaggtcggacaaaatttggaaactttaaacgcttgtgaCACCGTTTAGGtaagactttgaagttctaaaagtggtcctattggtttcctcgtgaaattttcttcaaggagcaccccttgaagtttaaaatgtgacgaaatgaacataaaatgtgacgaaataaacataaaattttgaaatttcagtcaaaaaattcatgtccgacctctctaattgactcgatccactgtgtggcgtccTGCGTATTGGTCAGACCTGACTGATcatcgggctgattattaaatttatagacaaaactatggacaaagaagactaatagaaaatggagcgattctgctggtggaggcgggtggttgcaaaggACATAGGAAGtaagcaatagactaactaacggaaaccatgaaagaaatagactataAAGTCTATAGTCTATAGACtatagtctatttctttcaTGCGGAAACCCACGAGAGTCCTCACGGTAAGTCcataatttggaccgcgttacgcagaaaggaaccaagccacatcagctattgccaaatttaattgggcgacataattttttacatgaaaacggtttgtgcggaatttttttgtaaatttcagtgTAATATCTGCATAGTGCGAGACAAATTCCTTAAtatgttcaaaggaatccgtacaaacgctctcttgtaaaaaattgaattgcccggttaaatttggcaaaagctagttcctttctgctaaacgcggtccatttcccTCTTAATCAATGACAGCCAtccttttcaaccaataggcgCGCTCCATTTTCgtcgtctcctttgtctatcaatttcaataattaatcCAAAGTCGGGGAACTTCAGCTTCAATCGGACGTATGTATGCtggaaggaactatgttacacacaaaccctatgcacatagctccttttagcataaatacgtccaattatcataCATGGCCCTAATTTCGGAGGGTTCCTCATGGGTTGTTTTTGGGTTTGAAAGTATAGAGTTAGCGTGGACTTGGTtaactttttcttcttattttgtttATCCCCGCTTGCGCGAATTTGCGACACATTTATGAGGCAGGGATTCATTCCTTAATTACCCATTCACAAACCAAAGGGCAATCACACCCAATTTCGGACCCTCGTGCCAATTTAAGCGGCCAGCCCCCCTATACAGAGAGCGAGCAACTCcgtccgccccctccccctccacaaCGGATCATCATTTTTAAGTGGCGATAAATTTTAGTctcaataaatatgtttttcttGAGTATTATGAACTAtcttgaaatggaaaaaaactaatACTTAAGATCTATAAGGAGGAACGGAATGTGTTTTGCATCTGATGCAACAAATACCTAATGACCGCTATTTCTTAGTCCAGTAAACCTCCGACTTACTAGTCCCAAAGGTAGGGGAACACATGTTCAGATTCTGAAGCACAACAAAAGAGTGACATTGATTACCATCAGTGGCAATCGCATCGTGAATATAATAGAGTTTAATCGAAGAGGAATTGCGAGGGAGTTTCGGTTTTCACGATTTTGAGTCGAATGTTGCCTATCCTCTAAATTCAAGGCACCGAAAATAATGAAACTTTTTTGGGATGAAGTTGCGATCCTCGAGTGGTTGTACTATGCTTAGCGTCTCAGTTCTGGGTAGTAAAAATTATCTGCTGTAAGTAATGAAAATGGTAGATCGATCAAATGCAATGGTGATTGAGGATTTGAATCTTAAGGCAATATCATTTTGATCGACAGAAACTTTAGTTCACCTTTATTCTCCTTGGAAAACATTACAtaagaagttgaaaaaaatgcaattttccaaCTTACTATGACACTTTTGCTCAAAGTGCAAAAATGATAATGATACAAATCATCTGAAGAGACTCATAAAATAATCGACAGCGCTTGGTTCACAGATTACGATGATCTCATTTTACGCCAAGTTGGAGACTGAAAGAGGGAAAGGCAAGAAGGAGGAagtatcaaaacaaaaaatttgatacGATAACCCAACGAAATTAAAATCCTAAAAAGGTGATTCTTTTTCtggtaaaacaaaataaaatgtgagcggaatTTTGCGATGTCATCGTTATGAGTCAGtcgcgctggtctcagaatcgtttTTTCGTAGTTTTGGCATATAGAGtagcaataaaaaatgaaatctgttCATCCCAAGAAGcttttctcaacggaaaaatcgctatacattgcgattttatcggcgatataattattcgaaaaaaaaatcgcaatcaATGGCGATTTTATCcacgaaaattgatcacgattttatcgaaccagaAATGGCAATGTGTAGCGAATTGATCGCAATATATAGCAATTATTAATGCGATATAATACCTcaatatattgccaccgatataatggcgataatcaaccgataaaattgctatttatcgcgatcactgctacttgggatgagCCAATTTTTcacgtccaatattaacggaTGAATACagctcatctaaaaaaaaaggCGTATGACGGTGGACACAGATCGCaatataatttttactaatcTTCCAGTTCAAACTATTCAACCACAATTTTGTGactagtgcaactgacccatcgaaGGTACGTATTATTAGACTTCGGCCAGGGTAATGAAAACAAAATGTAAAGTATGCATGTGGATAATGGGTCATGTTCTGTTGGTATTATAGGATGGGCGATGGTCCCTTGGCATTGGCATGGGTCTGTTCCTCCTGGCAATCACAATCAGCTCCCTGTTGGTAATTAGCGTGTGCCAGCAAAATGCTTACGTCTGGCTGGGAATTGTGATGGTGTCAATCATATTTCTCACAACATTCACTTGCACGACGCAGGTCCCCATCCTCTGGGCGCAGGAAACAGATTCGCGCGAAAATTCTGTTGTAGAGGTCAGTATATTTCCTTCCTCTAATGACCGATTGTGAACTATCAGTTGCATGACATAATATGATAATTGAAAAGGGTTATTTGAAGAGGGGTTTAACCGCCATATAATCAGAAATTGAGTTTTCGACTACTATTCGAGTACTATTAGACATGACCTCAAAATAAACTCTAATCGTTTGGTATGATGCTCATAATATGTGTCCCAAGTGAGCCTGccatttcacgacgataccACTATACCATCACGTGGGAACTCGCAATGCCTACGCTGAAATTGAGGGCGAACAGACACGATGTTAATATTATTATCTACTACGGCCGTTTGGTAAATTTTTAGATATGTTCCGAGTAATCGTGCGATGGATTGCGATAATGCTCCTATCCCACCTCTATCTTattctcttatttttcctctttctcgcagcttcttcaattcttcaaataattatgaaaaaacaaacataaatgtggttaataattttaacttccaccgtcgcgccgcgccgaccgcgctcagttggcgcaatgcgtgaagtattcatgcagtcttgtaggcgctatgcgtttcacgccgaccgctgctgacctcactgattggcgcaatgcgtgaagtattcatgcagtcttgtaggcgctatgcgtttcaagccgactgctgctgacccatgtttgcgcaatgcgtgcagtattcatgcagtcttgtaggcgctatgcgtttcaagccgactgctgctgaccgcagtgtgtttgacgcaatgcgtgcagtattcatgcagtcttgtaggcgctatgcgtttcatgccgaccgcctc is part of the Bemisia tabaci chromosome 1, PGI_BMITA_v3 genome and encodes:
- the LOC140225997 gene encoding uncharacterized protein, producing MVSDLGRCHANECENEFGEPMSRETGKSSVSWRLCVKVIMSHARLLLVPLLLAAIAGQGLSWYATIFDEPSFKGNSMVLSNGGCSNVPDNFTRLISSINTWGTCLVLYDARECTGRSIQLYPGTPSHGALDVWSFDKTAESIGSCDEFCVNCEL